From a single Nitrososphaerales archaeon genomic region:
- a CDS encoding ATP-dependent helicase: MIIVADRSHSRQKILSVLDPIVAHWFSNKFKELTPPQKQAIVNIHEGYNTLIASPTGSGKTLSAFLSIISELVRASRNDRLQDQVYCVYVSPLRSLNNDIAKNLREPLNELARIDERVSQIRVGVRTGDTPQSERSKMLRKPPHILITTPESIAIILCAPKFREKLKNTRWIIVDEIHELCSSKRGVHLSLSLERLDELCKRSVARIGLSATIHPLEEVAMYLVGYKNGKEKDCVIVDTRFVKALRLETSCPVSDLIHTSSELVNRKMYVRIKDLIKKNRTTLVFTNTRSGTERVVHHLSKLKVVDVDELAAHHGSLSRDTRLDVEDRLKNGKMRAVVTSTSLELGLDIGSIDVVVQIGSPKSISRCIQRIGRSGHSLERISKGYLIAMERDALVEDAVICMHAMKGNLDSVYIPKGALDVLAQHVVGMAIEKRWKVQDAYNVVKRSYCYHNLSIETFRRVLKYLSGGYQGLDRHRVYGKIWYDEEQDEFGRKGYMVRVIYSTNIGTIPDEVSVKVYTLEGKWVGNIEEEFLERLSNGDIFVLGGKTYEFISAKGFRAYVRNAEGAKPTIPSWFSEMLPLSFDLGEAIGRLRAQVFDMFNQNYSIKNIASLIRSETFSDAYASKAIVSYMKAEYDFLKLLGIKDFPSDKNIVIENFIDGLGKQNIIFHTVFGRRINDALSRAYANAAKRMTNRNVLVTVNDSAFMLTLSKNGKIYPSDLLRRVNSRNVRAMLLDAIKDTEMVRRRFRHCSTRSFMVLKNYKGYEISVAKQQTNAEILMKLCETLEQFPVLEEAYREVIEDLMDVSTAIKVLKDVERGWRKFVVCNESDVPSPFSHDLIVMGYTDVVLMHDRKELLESLHEMVIKRIQGEKSKPLILRKNQRHHAW, translated from the coding sequence TTGATAATTGTAGCTGACAGAAGTCATAGTAGACAGAAAATTCTTTCAGTATTAGATCCGATAGTAGCGCATTGGTTTTCCAATAAATTTAAGGAACTAACACCACCGCAAAAGCAGGCTATTGTAAACATACACGAAGGTTATAATACGTTGATAGCGAGCCCAACTGGCTCTGGTAAGACGTTAAGCGCTTTTCTTAGCATTATTAGCGAACTGGTTAGGGCATCAAGGAATGATAGGCTGCAAGATCAGGTTTACTGTGTATATGTCAGTCCCTTACGCTCACTGAATAATGATATAGCAAAGAACCTTAGGGAACCTCTGAATGAACTTGCAAGGATTGATGAACGCGTATCGCAGATAAGGGTCGGTGTAAGAACTGGTGATACACCACAGAGCGAACGTTCGAAGATGCTTAGAAAGCCACCTCACATTCTCATAACCACACCAGAGAGTATAGCGATAATACTATGTGCACCAAAGTTCAGGGAGAAATTAAAGAACACAAGATGGATAATAGTAGATGAAATACACGAGTTATGTTCATCAAAAAGGGGAGTACATCTAAGTTTAAGTTTAGAACGACTTGATGAATTATGCAAGAGGTCTGTAGCAAGAATAGGTCTGAGTGCGACCATTCATCCCTTGGAAGAGGTTGCAATGTATCTGGTAGGATACAAAAACGGAAAGGAAAAGGATTGTGTAATAGTTGACACAAGATTTGTCAAGGCATTAAGACTGGAAACATCATGTCCTGTTTCTGATCTGATTCATACGTCATCAGAATTGGTGAACAGGAAGATGTATGTTAGGATTAAAGATCTAATAAAAAAGAACAGGACTACGTTGGTTTTCACAAATACAAGATCTGGTACGGAGCGCGTTGTTCATCATTTATCCAAATTAAAGGTAGTTGATGTTGACGAACTTGCCGCACACCATGGCTCATTATCAAGGGATACCAGGCTTGACGTAGAGGATAGGCTGAAAAATGGAAAGATGCGCGCAGTGGTTACCAGTACTAGCTTAGAGCTCGGGCTAGATATAGGAAGCATAGATGTTGTTGTCCAGATAGGCTCTCCCAAATCTATTTCACGGTGCATACAGAGGATAGGAAGATCGGGTCATTCGCTTGAGAGAATTTCAAAAGGTTATTTGATCGCAATGGAACGTGATGCCTTGGTTGAGGACGCCGTTATATGTATGCATGCTATGAAGGGTAATTTGGACAGTGTATACATACCAAAAGGTGCACTTGATGTTTTGGCGCAACATGTAGTTGGCATGGCAATTGAAAAAAGGTGGAAGGTACAAGATGCTTACAATGTCGTAAAAAGAAGTTACTGTTATCATAACCTAAGCATCGAAACATTCAGACGTGTTCTAAAGTATCTTTCAGGAGGATATCAGGGACTTGATAGACATAGGGTTTATGGTAAGATCTGGTATGATGAGGAGCAGGACGAATTTGGAAGAAAGGGCTACATGGTCAGAGTTATCTACTCAACAAACATTGGTACCATACCAGACGAAGTTTCTGTAAAGGTGTATACATTGGAAGGAAAGTGGGTAGGAAATATTGAGGAGGAGTTTCTGGAAAGGTTGTCCAATGGTGATATCTTTGTGCTCGGAGGCAAGACATATGAATTCATCTCCGCAAAAGGATTCAGGGCTTATGTGAGAAATGCTGAGGGCGCAAAACCTACGATCCCGAGCTGGTTCAGTGAGATGTTGCCTTTAAGCTTCGATCTTGGAGAAGCCATTGGTAGGTTAAGGGCACAGGTATTTGACATGTTCAATCAGAATTATTCAATAAAGAATATTGCATCATTGATAAGATCTGAAACATTTTCAGATGCTTACGCATCCAAGGCAATCGTATCATATATGAAGGCCGAATATGATTTTCTAAAGTTGCTTGGCATAAAGGATTTCCCCAGTGATAAGAACATAGTGATTGAAAATTTCATAGATGGTCTAGGCAAGCAGAACATAATATTTCATACGGTGTTTGGAAGACGCATTAATGATGCCTTGTCGCGTGCGTATGCTAATGCAGCTAAAAGGATGACAAACAGAAATGTGTTGGTTACTGTTAACGATAGTGCTTTTATGCTTACTTTATCAAAGAATGGAAAGATATATCCAAGCGATTTGTTAAGGCGTGTAAACTCAAGGAATGTAAGAGCTATGCTGTTAGATGCGATAAAGGACACGGAGATGGTGAGAAGGAGATTCAGGCATTGCTCAACCAGATCATTTATGGTTTTGAAAAATTACAAAGGATATGAGATTAGCGTTGCAAAGCAGCAGACAAACGCTGAAATTCTCATGAAACTTTGCGAGACTCTAGAGCAATTCCCAGTCCTAGAAGAAGCGTATAGAGAGGTAATTGAAGATCTGATGGATGTAAGTACTGCGATAAAAGTACTGAAAGATGTGGAGAGAGGATGGCGAAAGTTTGTTGTTTGCAATGAAAGTGACGTACCATCACCATTTAGTCATGATCTTATTGTCATGGGCTATACAGATGTCGTTTTAATGCATGACAGAAAGGAGTTGCTTGAGAGCCTCCATGAGATGGTTATTAAGAGGATCCAGGGTGAAAAATCCAAACCTCTGATACTTAGGAAAAACCAGAGACACCATGCTTGGTGA
- a CDS encoding metallophosphoesterase — MLGETIRLAKGISIPGPWPCIHLESEGILLASDIHLGLEDQREKIGMHIPGSIFEKVLEYILTPVKSLGVQKIIILGDVKHEFGRPSEAEWYTVKKFVKNLRDLGCEPEIVKGNHDNYIVRVLKELNVKLHDPSLILGRYYLTHGNNDVEDDFKDCEYIFMGHEHPAITIKDDVGVKHRFKAFLSGQIKNWSVTVLPSVSPLSYGNPMNEMDKSHYMTPLLRKYGIDNFIPYLIEIGKSVKRFPQMKHLLTTSNLEGFNRED, encoded by the coding sequence ATGCTTGGTGAAACGATAAGGCTAGCAAAGGGAATCAGCATACCTGGTCCTTGGCCCTGCATACATCTAGAAAGTGAAGGGATTCTACTAGCAAGTGACATACACCTGGGACTTGAGGATCAGAGAGAAAAGATAGGCATGCACATACCCGGATCTATATTTGAGAAAGTTCTAGAATACATACTCACCCCTGTAAAATCATTAGGAGTGCAGAAAATTATCATTTTGGGAGATGTAAAACACGAATTTGGCAGACCGAGCGAAGCAGAGTGGTACACGGTAAAGAAATTTGTGAAAAACTTGCGGGATCTTGGTTGCGAACCGGAGATAGTAAAGGGCAATCATGACAATTACATAGTTCGTGTTTTAAAGGAATTAAACGTAAAACTGCATGACCCGTCATTAATATTAGGGCGCTACTATCTCACACATGGTAATAATGACGTTGAGGATGATTTTAAAGACTGTGAATACATCTTCATGGGTCATGAACATCCAGCTATAACAATAAAAGATGATGTTGGAGTAAAGCACAGATTTAAGGCATTCCTATCAGGTCAGATAAAGAACTGGAGTGTAACCGTGCTTCCCTCAGTTTCTCCTCTTTCATACGGTAACCCCATGAATGAGATGGACAAGTCGCATTATATGACTCCGCTTTTGAGAAAGTATGGAATTGACAATTTCATTCCATACCTGATAGAAATAGGCAAGAGCGTGAAAAGATTTCCCCAGATGAAGCATTTGTTAACCACATCCAATCTAGAAGGTTTTAACAGGGAAGACTAA
- a CDS encoding S8 family serine peptidase, with protein sequence MAYSRFIVSMLVIVLLSSVFVTTVNSAHSKEGTNDEGKGSFKSQAQSDISPADEKEYQDSDKNKILDALDEELKSKGDNYKKDVIVLLNVPLKEVGENVKMLKKIMGDFQAGEVYSVISGFSAKMSKKQIHGMSKLGLTVQIEPDREVKAFLDTSTAWFGAKQARIDFGVDGNVDGNASSYSSNDIVIAIIDTGIDPNHRDLNNGKIIGWRDFINGRSTPYDDNGHGTHVASIAAGEGEANPAYMGVAPGAALVGVKVLNSSGSGSTSGVISGVNWVVQNKNTYGINILNLSLGSSGCSNGLTV encoded by the coding sequence TTGGCGTATAGTAGATTCATAGTTTCAATGCTTGTAATAGTTTTACTAAGTTCAGTTTTCGTAACTACCGTTAACTCCGCTCATTCAAAGGAGGGTACAAATGACGAAGGCAAGGGAAGTTTTAAAAGTCAGGCACAAAGTGATATCAGTCCTGCCGATGAAAAGGAGTATCAAGATTCTGACAAGAACAAGATCTTGGATGCTCTTGATGAAGAACTAAAGAGTAAAGGCGATAATTACAAGAAAGATGTCATAGTACTGCTTAATGTGCCTCTTAAGGAAGTAGGCGAAAATGTAAAAATGTTGAAAAAAATAATGGGTGATTTTCAAGCGGGCGAAGTTTATTCAGTAATATCTGGCTTTTCTGCTAAGATGTCCAAAAAACAAATCCACGGCATGTCGAAGCTTGGTCTGACAGTTCAGATAGAGCCAGATCGTGAGGTCAAAGCATTCCTTGATACATCTACAGCGTGGTTTGGAGCCAAGCAGGCTAGAATAGACTTTGGTGTTGATGGCAATGTCGATGGAAATGCAAGCAGTTATAGTAGCAATGATATCGTTATCGCTATAATAGACACAGGAATCGACCCGAATCACAGGGATCTTAATAATGGAAAGATAATAGGGTGGAGGGACTTTATCAACGGTAGATCGACTCCGTATGACGATAATGGTCATGGAACTCATGTAGCAAGCATAGCTGCAGGCGAAGGAGAGGCAAATCCTGCATACATGGGAGTTGCGCCAGGAGCAGCTCTGGTAGGTGTTAAGGTGCTTAACAGCTCAGGCTCTGGTTCAACCAGCGGAGTCATAAGTGGCGTAAACTGGGTAGTTCAAAACAAGAATACTTACGGGATAAATATCTTGAACCTTAGTCTTGGCAGTAGTGGATGTTCTAATGGACTGACAGTTTAA
- a CDS encoding S8 family serine peptidase — protein MNNAVANGIVAVVAAGNSGPKTCTIGSPAAANDAITVGAMSDVGEKGFYIASFSSRGPTADNRIKPDVVAPGFSITAAARGTTSGYTIKSGTSMATPFVAGIVALMLDANPNLSPSDVKSKIMGTASDWGPVGSEIDYGSGRLDGYEAVRGVFNPLHSGNNVSVPIHTFISGNLHGTGAIDTWSIYIGVTQLTE, from the coding sequence GTGAATAATGCGGTTGCGAATGGGATTGTAGCAGTGGTAGCCGCTGGTAACAGTGGACCTAAAACTTGCACCATAGGGTCGCCAGCTGCTGCGAATGATGCTATAACAGTAGGAGCCATGTCTGATGTGGGAGAGAAGGGCTTCTACATTGCTTCGTTCTCTAGTAGGGGACCTACTGCAGATAACAGAATCAAGCCAGACGTGGTCGCACCTGGTTTTTCAATAACAGCAGCTGCAAGGGGCACCACTAGCGGATACACCATCAAGAGTGGTACGAGTATGGCCACACCGTTTGTTGCCGGTATTGTTGCTCTTATGCTTGATGCGAATCCGAATCTTTCTCCCAGTGATGTAAAGAGTAAGATAATGGGTACAGCTTCTGATTGGGGTCCAGTTGGCAGCGAAATAGATTATGGTTCGGGCCGCCTTGACGGCTATGAGGCTGTAAGGGGTGTATTTAATCCATTGCATTCTGGTAATAACGTTTCAGTTCCTATACACACTTTCATATCCGGTAACTTGCATGGGACAGGGGCAATTGATACTTGGAGTATATATATAGGAGTTACGCAGTTGACCGAATAG